The Chlorobaculum sp. MV4-Y genome contains the following window.
GGCTTTGATCGCGGGCTTCATCTCCGGCAGACGCAGGATATCCTGGTAAAAAGCGAATCGCAGCGGTGACTCGCGCACCATGTTGAGGCCGACGGTGAAACGGTCGCCGCTTTGCAGCGGGGATTTGTAGTCGATTTCTGCGCGAACAACCACGAGCTTGATGCCCCGCTCCGTAAATTCCTTGAAATCGATGCCGACCGTTTTGAGATACACGTGCCGCGCGTGTTCGAGGTAGTTCTGATAGACGCTGTTGTTGACGATGCCCTGCATGTCGCACTCATAGTCACGCACCTCCAACTCCATCGTGAAAGCGTATGTTTGCTGATTCATCCACTATTTCGTTGTCGTTGAAAAAATTACCGTGCGGCGCTCACTGCCGTTCCCGAATCGCTGCCGTCAGCGCGGGCAGGAACTCCGCCACGTCCGACACCGCGAGCACGTCGGCCACGCTGGCGATTGGCGCATCGCGGTCGGGGTTGACGGCGAGCACGAAGCCGGAGCCTTTCATTCCGGCAAGGTGCTGGATCGCGCCGGAGATGCCGCACGCCACGTAGAGCTCGGGAGAAACGTTCTGCCCGCTCGACCCCACCTGCCGCGCCCTTTCGAGCCATCCGGCATCGACCGCCGGGCGGCTCGCACCAACCTCGCCGCCGAGCGCGTCGGCGAGCGCCCGCACCAACTCGACGCGCTCGGCGCTGCCGACGCCGCGCCCGGCGCTGACGATCACCCCAGCACGAGTGAGATCGATGCCCCGCTCTGGCTCGATGCAACCGAGGAACTCGATAGCGGCGTCCGGTTCGGCGGCGATAGCGATTACCTCGGACGTACCGGCCATCGGCACGGCGGCGAACGCCCCCGGCTGGATCGTCAGCACGACAAAGTCGGTCAGCGGCGTGACGGTGCGGCGCATCTTACCGTTGCAACTCTCAACCACGTAGCCACCGTCGTCAAGTCCCGCAACGCTGGAGACCTGCGCCGCCTGCATGGCGAACGCCACGCGCGGCGCGACGTTCCAGCCAAGCGACGAGTGCGGAAACACCACGGCGTCGGGCTGCTCCCGCTCGACGGCAGCCAGCACGAGCCGTTTGCAATACGCCGCGTCGTACTCATTTCCGGCCTCCGCGCGATAGAGTCGCCCGTCGAAAGCGGGAATATCGTCCGCCGCCCCGGCCAGCACCATCGAAATCTCCGCACCGAGCCGGGCGGCGAATCCAAACAACTCCGCGGTTTCGGCGGTGAGGCGACCGTCGCGGACTTCACCAACAAGCAGCAGCTTCATCGCGCTCCTCCTTTGCCGGAAACGAACCCTTTGGCTTCAAGAATTTCAAGCACCTGAGCGGCCATCGCCCCGGCGTCGCCTTCGAGAATCACGCCCGCTCCGTTGGGTTCGTGGGGGCGGAAATTTGCGGAGGACCCTTTCGGCGATTCAAGCCCGACCGATTCCGGAGAAAGCACGGTCAGCGCCGCGCGTTTCGATTTCATGATATTCGGCAGGGTCGGGTAGCGGGGCAAATTGAGGCCAAGCTGGCAGGTCAGCAGCACCGGAGCTTTCAGCCGGAGCCTGCACCTGCGTCCTCCTTCGAGTTCGCGCTCGACAGTCATCGCGCCATCCTGCCACTCGAATGCCGTGATACCCGTCACGGAGGCGATGCCAAGCCATTCGGCCACCAGCACGCCAACCTGCGCGGAGCTGCGGTCTTCGGACTGCATGCCGGTGAAAACAAGGTCGAACCCGCGCCCGGCGGCAAACCCGGCGATCATCGAAGCGATCTGCCACGGATCGCGTTCTGTTGCCATCGGATCGTCGATGTGCACGCCGTCGTCGCACCCCATAGAAAGCGCCTTGCGAATCGTCTCCACCACCCTCGCCGGGCCAATGGAAAGTACCGTCACCTGCGCTTCACCTCCGAGCGCCTCTTTGAGTCGCACGGCCTGTTCGACTGCGAAGGTGTCATACTCGTTCATCCGCCAGGCAAGTCCGGCCTCATCGAACCAGCTGCCAGCAGCGTTCGGCACGAAATGCCCCTCCATATCGGGCACCTGTTTTACACAGACCAGTATGTTCATGACATCAAAATCACACTCATTCAGCAAAGCTTGCCCGCAATCCGGCCAACGATACGTACCGGAAAGCCATATCCATGAACAACGTAGTAAGCCGGTATCGAACTGGCAACTGAAAAACCGGCAAAATTTCTTCCGGAAACCGCCACACTCAAGTTGCCGAAGTGTCTTGCGTTGTTTTCAAAATTTTGCATAGATTGGATTGAGCAGTAGCTCATGTTCTGATAAACGATGAAACAAAAAACAATGACAACCATGAAAAAAATGATTTTCCCCCTGCTGCTGGCAGGAGTGTGTGCAGTACCATCCCTGGCTCATGCGGCAAGCACTCCGTATGTGAGCCTTTCAGGTGGCCTCGGATTGTTGAATAACTCGACAGTCGATGGAAATAACGATGAGATCAAGTACAAAACCGGATACCTGATCAATGGCGCTGTCGGCTTGAAAAATGAGGATGTGCGTCTGGAGGCTGAGGTTGGGTACCATCGGAACGAGGTCGACTCCGCGCTGGATCCCGAGCCTCGTGGAGCCCATGTGTCCATGTGGACCTTCATGGCCAATGGCTATTACGACATTCCAATGAAGGACTCCGTCGTATCGCCCTACGTCATGGGAGGCCTTGGAGTTGCCGATGCATCGATCAGCGGTGGCAACATGTCTGGTTCACTTAGCAGCACCGAATTCGCCTGGCAGGTTGGGGCAGGGGCCGGCATCAAAGTCACCAATAACGCGACCATCGACCTCGGATACCGCTACCTCTCACCATCCGACGGTTCTTTCGGCGGAACAAAAGTATCGCTTGCCAGCAGCAATATCCTTGCTGGTATCAGGTACAGTTTCTGAGAGGCATTGCAAATACGCCGTATCGAGGCTCTGGAAAAACCGGAGCCTTTTTTTATTTCCCGCTCAAAGCGCGACCACATCATCAGCCAGTTCCGTCAGGCGCTCGCTACCATTTTCCGTTACGACAAAGGTGTTTTCGATGCCAATGGCTCCTTTGCCGGGAAGGACGAATTTCGGTTCGACGGCCACGACCTGCCCCGCCTGCAACGGCATGACAAAGCCTTGCGCGAGCACCGGCAGCTCGTCGAGTTCGAGGCCAACGCCGTGGCCGACAAAACGCGACTGCTCGCCCGGCATTCCCATGAAGTTGCCGCCGAGACCTGCCGCTTCGGCCATCGCGGCGGCCTGCTTGTAAATCTCCTCACAGATCGCGCCCGGCACCATCGCCCGGCGCACCGCTTCCTGAATTTCCAGCGATACCTTGAAGGCATGTTGCAGTTCGGCATCGAGCGTGCCAACGACGAACATGCGGGTCATATCGACGATGTAGCCGTTGAAGACGCCGACGAAATCGACCAGCACCGGCTCGTTCTCCCGGATCACATCGAATGACGCCCCTTGCGGCGCGGCACTCGACAGCCCCCGACCCGTAACGGCTCCGTCGAAAAATCCGTAGCTCGCCGCGCCGCCAGACACCGCCATGCCGCCAAAGAGTTCCTGGTTAAACGCCCGCATTCGCACGTACCCTTCGTGCCCGATCCGGCGCAACCGCGACTCCACTTCGGCGGCCAGATCGACCTCGCGCATCCCTGCCTTCAGGAAAGTCGGCACCTCGCGGAAGATCGAGCAGAGCTTCTCCGCGCTGTGGCGGAGCATGTCGATTTCGGCGGGCGACTTGACCGAGCGCAGCTCGCGCACGGTCATGGTGACATCGGTGAAGGTACGCCCCGGCAACACCTTCGAATACCAGGCGTGCTGCGCCACCGGCACGGCGTCGAAGGTCATGCCAACCTTGTCACCCTCGCGCCCGAGCAGCGCCGACAGCTCCTTGCTCGACGGAAAGGGGCGGATGTCGTCGATCAGTCCTTCGGCTTTTGCGCGAACGAGGCTTTTGCGCACGAGCAGCACCGGCTCACCCTCGGCGGGAACCCAGAGCGCCGAGTTCTGGCGCGTGCCGGTGAAGTAGAAAATATCAACGGGCATCAAGAGGAGCACCGCCTGTATTCCGCTTTCAGCAAGACGCGCTTGCAGGCGCACTACCCGCTGTTGCGCTTCAATTCGGGTCAGCATCATGAAAAATTTCTTTTGTTGCTGTTTCGTGTTGATCGATGCTCTGGGCGATAACCTCCGCGAGATCGAATGCTTCGAGTTCCGGTTTGCCGGATTCGCGTTTCAACCCGTCTTCAAACATGCTCAGGCAAAATGGACAGGCCGAAACCAGCGTCGATGCGCCGGTCTTTCTGGCCATGCGGAGTCGCTCGTCTACGATCGGCGTACCCAGCTTTTCCCCGGCAAGAATGCGCCCACCGCCCGCTCCGCAGCAAAAGCCTTCTCTGCCCGACCACTCCATTTCGGCGAGCCTGCCGCCCGCGGCCTCAAGCACAAGACGAGGCTCTTCGATAATGTTTCTGTACCGGGCGAGATAGCAGGAGTCGTGATAGGTGGCACTGAAACTTGCTGGATTCAGCTTGAGGCGGCCTTCGCCGACGAGCCGCCGGATGAAGGTGGAGTGGTGCTCGACCGGCGTGTCCAGCCCGAGTTCGCGATAGTCCCGCACGAAGGTGTTGAAGCAGTGGGGACAGGCCGTGACGATTTGTTTTGCTTTCGCCGCACAGAACGCAGCGATGTTGCTCTCGGCCACCATTCGGTAGAGGTACTCGTTGCCGAGCTTCCGCGCCGGTTCGCCGCAGCAGCGCTCCGCGGGGCCGAGGATCGAGACGCTGACGCCCGCCGCCTCACAGATTTTGATGAAGCTCTTGGCTACCTTGCGATTTCGCGGATCGAACGAGGCGTAGCAGCCGACGAAGTAGAGAATGTCCGTTTCGGTTTTCCCATCGGCGACGCTGACCGGCAGGCCTTTGGCCCAGTCGCCTCGCGATGCGGCGGCGAGGCCGAACGGATTGCCGTTGACTTCGATGGCGTCGCAGGCGCGGCGGGCCTCCTCGCCGGGGAACTCCCCCCCCATGAGCACGAGGCTGCGGCGCATCTCGATGATCTTGCCGACATGCTCGATGCTCGCCGGGCAAATCTCCTCGCACGCACCGCAGGTGGTGCACGACCAGAGAGCACCACGTGAAACCGCCTCGATCAGGCCGTTCTCCGATGCCGTTTCGGCAAGCGAGCCGATGTCGTCAATCACCTTCATCGGCGAGAGCGGCTTGCCGGTGAGATACGCCGGGCAGCGCTGCTGGCACCTTCCGCACGCAGTGCAGGCGTCGGCGTCGAAAAGGTCTTTCCAGCTCAGATCGCCAATCGCGGATGCCCCGAACCGCTCGGCGTTCTCGTCTTCGAGATCGAGCGACGCAAGCGTTCCTTTCGGCTCGTGTGGCTCGAAAAAGCTGTTGCCGCTGGTGGTAGCGATGTGTCGAAGTTTCGTCCACGGAATGATGGCGACGAAGCCAAGCCCAAGCAGCAGGTGAAACCACCACAACGTCTGATGTGCGACCCGCTGCGCATGGAGGCTCATGCCTGAAAACAGCGTGGCGAAGAGGTAGCCAACCGGAGACCAGAGGGCAAGGGCTTGGTTATCACGCAGTTCGGTCGCGGCCATGCGAAACCCTTCGACGATGAAGCCCGTGAGGAGTACGCTGAAGAGCAAGAGGTGAATGCCTGCGTCGGCAGGAGCGCTCTCAAGCCCCGGTGGACGGATGACGAAGCGCTGCGCCGCCAGCACGCCAAGCGCCTGCAATGCCAAAAGACCGGCGAGATCGAGTACGAGGGAGTAGGCCCGGTAGAAGTTGCCCGAGAGCAGATTGAAGCGGAAAAGGGGCGTCAAGAGGTCGGCCTGCGCCATCACCAGCAGCGTCCCGGCGAAAAGCAGCACGAACGCCCAGAACAGCATCGAGTGAGGAAGGCCCCCGTCCGGAACTCTGGCGACTTTTCTCTGGCTGAAGGTTTCGGCAAGAAAGCGGGAAAACCGCCGGGCCAGATTATCGGTGCGGTCGAGAGGTTTGCCACGTCGCCAAATTTCGCGGCGCCGTCGGAATCCCTGAACAAGCAGCCCGACGGCGACCAGCGCCAACAGGTACATGACAACGACCGCGCCGTGACCGATATTCCAGTAAATCTCGCGAGTTACACCCATCAAGCCTCTGAACTGTTCAAAAAAGTTATTGCGTAGTCACGGGTGAAGAGCCGAATCCGTGACTGCGCAATATAGTGGTCAGTGGCGTAAACAGGAACAGCGGTGACGATCACTGAGCGTTCATCCCCCGCCGGATCTGCTTCCTGGCAGAGGCAAATGGATTAACCGTGCCGGAATATGGCTGAGACGCCCGACTCGGCTGGCATTCTTTCCGACGGAAGAACCAGCACCTCGCCGCCTTTGCCAAGCACCGCAATGGCAAGGTCTTCGAAAACATCATGCTCGTTGCCAAGCGCTCCCTTGCTGAACGAAATATCGCCAGCCCGTGCATCGATGCCGCCGGGGGAGATTCTCTCCTGATCGAGCAGCAACACCGAAACATTTCCGGCCAAGGCCGCTTCTGTGATATAGAAAGGATTGTCAGAAGCGAGGGATTTTGGCAAGACCTCCTGAAACCTGGCGATGAGATTATCGATTTTCTGCTCCCAGCGAGGTTCCTGCACCTTCCAGGCCATATCGCGGAGTGAATCTTTTTCGAGCATTCGCGGATCAGCGGTGATCCCGTCCTCCAATAAATTCGGATTATGACTGACCGAGCGGAACAGGCTCTGATGCTCCGGAAGGGCGGCGAGAATCAGCGGCAGGCCTGATGGTTTGGAGTGGTATTCCGCGATGCCCTGATCGACGGCGCGGAAAAAGCGCTCATCATCGAGTTCCTCTTCGTCCTTTCTTGACGAGTGCCCGTGACGCATGGCCACGCCGGTTCCGCCATACGAGGCGACCGTCATATGCGGTGGCGTCGTCTCCGTACCAAGCGCCTCGGTCATGGTTTTGGGAACCTCTGGTGCAAGATCGATTTCATCAAGGCGATCTCGGCTCCCCTCATAAAGTTTCACCTCACTTCGGGTCAGCGCAAGCACCTGAAAACGCTCGGCTATCTGAAAAATCCTGATCAACGGCCTGATGTAAAAAGCATCGGTAACATGAGCCTGTTCGAGCACACTCTGCTGAAGACGAAATATCCTGAAATAATCAGGAGAGATGAAAACAGCCAAACCGTCAAGCGTATGATTCCAAAAAGAAGCATCATCCTGTAAAAGGCGTAATCGTTCGATCAAAGGAGCCATCTCACGTTTTGTGCCGAAAGCAATGCCGTCGGCTTCGGCCCTAGAAACAAGATTCTTGAACCGGACAGGGTCCTGTGTGTTATCAGGAAAGGTTCGATTGGTAGGCATGAAGATCGAAACACAAGGAGAAGCATGAGGTTTGAGCAGCTCCTCGGGAATACCTTTAAACGCATTGGTCATGGTTCACCTCGATTATTGCGTGTTGGTCACGGGCAGTCAAAAGCTATGGGTGAATGAACGATAACAACGAGAATAAGGCTGAAGTTCAGAAACTGGACTGACTTTAAGGCATTACTACCTGAGTAGTTCAGAAGCTGGGGAAGGGATTAGATAGTTAAGGCGCAGGAGGGGGGTGATCATAAAACACAAAAGCCCGCTTTTTATTAGCGGGCTTTTGGTGTGGTATAAAAACTCGGCGACGACCTACTCTTCCGCAATAAAGCAGTACCATCGGCTCTCCTGGGCTTAACGACTCTGTTCGGAATGGGAAGAGGTGAACACCAGGGATATAGTCGCCGTAAAATCTGAAGCAAACGGTGCTTTGTCAGCTTGCATTTGACTGGTAAGGTTCAAGTATAAACCTATAAACTTTCCTGTTGAGGCGATTTACTCAACAATAATAAAAAATGGTTAAGTCGATCGGCTTATTAGTACTACTCGGCTAAACACATTACTGTGCGTACACCTGTAGCCTATCGACCAGGTCATCTTCCTGGAGCCTGATGGGGAAATCTCATCTTGAGGCGAGTTTCGCACTTAGATGCTTTCAGCGCTTACCTCAACCAAACATAGCTACCCAGCCATGCCACTGGCGTGACAACTGGTGCACCAGAGGTTTGTTCGTCCCGGTCCTCTCGTACTAAGGACAAGCCCTCTCAAATTTCCTGCGCTCGCATCGGATAGGGACCGAACTGTCTCACGACGTTCTGAACCCAGCTCACGTACCACTTTAACCGGCGAACAGCCGGACCCTTGGGACCTTCTCCAGCC
Protein-coding sequences here:
- a CDS encoding acyl-CoA thioesterase, which gives rise to MNQQTYAFTMELEVRDYECDMQGIVNNSVYQNYLEHARHVYLKTVGIDFKEFTERGIKLVVVRAEIDYKSPLQSGDRFTVGLNMVRESPLRFAFYQDILRLPEMKPAIKAKITGTALNGRGRPEIPAELEALMQPGE
- a CDS encoding electron transfer flavoprotein subunit alpha/FixB family protein, whose protein sequence is MKLLLVGEVRDGRLTAETAELFGFAARLGAEISMVLAGAADDIPAFDGRLYRAEAGNEYDAAYCKRLVLAAVEREQPDAVVFPHSSLGWNVAPRVAFAMQAAQVSSVAGLDDGGYVVESCNGKMRRTVTPLTDFVVLTIQPGAFAAVPMAGTSEVIAIAAEPDAAIEFLGCIEPERGIDLTRAGVIVSAGRGVGSAERVELVRALADALGGEVGASRPAVDAGWLERARQVGSSGQNVSPELYVACGISGAIQHLAGMKGSGFVLAVNPDRDAPIASVADVLAVSDVAEFLPALTAAIRERQ
- a CDS encoding electron transfer flavoprotein subunit beta/FixA family protein, with amino-acid sequence MNILVCVKQVPDMEGHFVPNAAGSWFDEAGLAWRMNEYDTFAVEQAVRLKEALGGEAQVTVLSIGPARVVETIRKALSMGCDDGVHIDDPMATERDPWQIASMIAGFAAGRGFDLVFTGMQSEDRSSAQVGVLVAEWLGIASVTGITAFEWQDGAMTVERELEGGRRCRLRLKAPVLLTCQLGLNLPRYPTLPNIMKSKRAALTVLSPESVGLESPKGSSANFRPHEPNGAGVILEGDAGAMAAQVLEILEAKGFVSGKGGAR
- a CDS encoding outer membrane protein, translating into MKKMIFPLLLAGVCAVPSLAHAASTPYVSLSGGLGLLNNSTVDGNNDEIKYKTGYLINGAVGLKNEDVRLEAEVGYHRNEVDSALDPEPRGAHVSMWTFMANGYYDIPMKDSVVSPYVMGGLGVADASISGGNMSGSLSSTEFAWQVGAGAGIKVTNNATIDLGYRYLSPSDGSFGGTKVSLASSNILAGIRYSF
- a CDS encoding M24 family metallopeptidase, producing MLTRIEAQQRVVRLQARLAESGIQAVLLLMPVDIFYFTGTRQNSALWVPAEGEPVLLVRKSLVRAKAEGLIDDIRPFPSSKELSALLGREGDKVGMTFDAVPVAQHAWYSKVLPGRTFTDVTMTVRELRSVKSPAEIDMLRHSAEKLCSIFREVPTFLKAGMREVDLAAEVESRLRRIGHEGYVRMRAFNQELFGGMAVSGGAASYGFFDGAVTGRGLSSAAPQGASFDVIRENEPVLVDFVGVFNGYIVDMTRMFVVGTLDAELQHAFKVSLEIQEAVRRAMVPGAICEEIYKQAAAMAEAAGLGGNFMGMPGEQSRFVGHGVGLELDELPVLAQGFVMPLQAGQVVAVEPKFVLPGKGAIGIENTFVVTENGSERLTELADDVVAL
- a CDS encoding heterodisulfide reductase-related iron-sulfur binding cluster, which codes for MGVTREIYWNIGHGAVVVMYLLALVAVGLLVQGFRRRREIWRRGKPLDRTDNLARRFSRFLAETFSQRKVARVPDGGLPHSMLFWAFVLLFAGTLLVMAQADLLTPLFRFNLLSGNFYRAYSLVLDLAGLLALQALGVLAAQRFVIRPPGLESAPADAGIHLLLFSVLLTGFIVEGFRMAATELRDNQALALWSPVGYLFATLFSGMSLHAQRVAHQTLWWFHLLLGLGFVAIIPWTKLRHIATTSGNSFFEPHEPKGTLASLDLEDENAERFGASAIGDLSWKDLFDADACTACGRCQQRCPAYLTGKPLSPMKVIDDIGSLAETASENGLIEAVSRGALWSCTTCGACEEICPASIEHVGKIIEMRRSLVLMGGEFPGEEARRACDAIEVNGNPFGLAAASRGDWAKGLPVSVADGKTETDILYFVGCYASFDPRNRKVAKSFIKICEAAGVSVSILGPAERCCGEPARKLGNEYLYRMVAESNIAAFCAAKAKQIVTACPHCFNTFVRDYRELGLDTPVEHHSTFIRRLVGEGRLKLNPASFSATYHDSCYLARYRNIIEEPRLVLEAAGGRLAEMEWSGREGFCCGAGGGRILAGEKLGTPIVDERLRMARKTGASTLVSACPFCLSMFEDGLKRESGKPELEAFDLAEVIAQSIDQHETATKEIFHDADPN